ATAAAAGGGGAAGTAAGAGGAAGAATACCTTTATAATGTAAGaggatgaaaataattataGAAAAAGTCAGAGGATTAACTCACATTGGTTTAGAGTTTATGCGTGATGGATTTGTTCCAGCTGTAAAGAACTCTGTTCCAATCTCCTCCAGGTTCCGTTGCATCGTATACCCTTTTCAACCTAAACTCACCCTACTGGTTGCCAAGGTGACCATAGTGATGATCTGGGTGCTCGCAGTGGTGATTATGTGTCCATCAGCTGTGACGTTGACTGTGGAGAGAGTGGAGCATCATTACATGGTCCACAATGAAGACTACAACCACACATACCCACTTTTCTCATGCTTTGAGAACTGGGCCAACCCACAGATGAGAAAAGTCTACACCACCGTCCTGTTTGCACACATTTACCTTATTCCCCTCACCCTGATCACTCTTATGTACGGACGTATTGGGATCAAACTCTACACCACCTCTGTGATCTCTGGGAACGATCAGCATGAAGGCGGACAGTCTCACGCCTCCCCTCCGGTCCCTGGAGCCCAGCAGGAAGGCCGGCCCCTCGTTTCCCAAAAGAAGATCAAAGTGATTAAGATGCTGAGCATCGTGGCCCTGTTATTCACACTCTCCTGGCTGCCTCTGTGGACCCTGATGCTCCTCACAGACTATGGAGGTCTGAACGAAGATGACTTGGAGCTGCTGAGCGGCTACGTGTTCCCATTCGCTCACTGGTTGGCCTTCTCGAACTCTAGCGTCAATCCCATCATCTATGGGTACTACAATGAGAACTTCAAGAGGGGCTTTCAGGCGGTGTGCAGGACACATTCATGCTGCTGTGAGGGAATATCGGTGAGGAGCGGAATGCAACGGAAAGCCAGAGGAGACATAAGGGATCCTGCAGTCAACTCCAATCCCTTGAATTTCGTTGCAAGGAACCGAGTCTACAATGACGGCGATCTGAAGAACTCCGGGACGTGCCTGGAGTTGGAGCACAGGAGAACTGGGCGGCTTTGTAATAATTCGGTCTGCTCCAATGACACAGGATCTAGTGTGGGATCTGGGATAAAAGGGGTGACAAACCAAAAAGTCTTTCAGATGGAGGAGCCAGAAAGCCCTATTAGAGTGGGTAAAAACCAAGCCTGGGATGAATAGATGGATTATTTGTGCGATTACCTGACTCCACAGATCTTTAATGTAAAGTGAGATATGAAAAGTGAATGAAGTCAGTCTTAAAGTACTCATCTCTTCAGACAATTTCTGTGAAAACACTTGGAAGAGGGAATAATTCCCTTCTCAATTTTTCTACAAGGATTTTGGGCTCAAAATTCAcaagctttttttgttttgttttcctggAAAGTGCAAACGAGAACAACGTCAAAAGTcatatttaaagaaatatattgcATTGTAAAGCACTTGTTTACAAACTTTAGCTTTAATTTGCaattaaaagattttaattACTCAAATtcatgccaaaaaaaaagtcacat
This Ctenopharyngodon idella isolate HZGC_01 chromosome 5, HZGC01, whole genome shotgun sequence DNA region includes the following protein-coding sequences:
- the npffr1l2 gene encoding neuropeptide FF receptor 1 like 2; the encoded protein is MADELAEMEMSQELSMLYLNSSPPNAYANNSNVTNHTSITYYPYYQHSLPVAAALTVAYLFIFLLCMVGNGLVCLIVLENRRMRTVTNLFILNLAVSDLLVGVFCIPTTLVDNLITGWPFTNTVCKMSGLVQGMSVSASVFTLVAIAVDRFRCIVYPFQPKLTLLVAKVTIVMIWVLAVVIMCPSAVTLTVERVEHHYMVHNEDYNHTYPLFSCFENWANPQMRKVYTTVLFAHIYLIPLTLITLMYGRIGIKLYTTSVISGNDQHEGGQSHASPPVPGAQQEGRPLVSQKKIKVIKMLSIVALLFTLSWLPLWTLMLLTDYGGLNEDDLELLSGYVFPFAHWLAFSNSSVNPIIYGYYNENFKRGFQAVCRTHSCCCEGISVRSGMQRKARGDIRDPAVNSNPLNFVARNRVYNDGDLKNSGTCLELEHRRTGRLCNNSVCSNDTGSSVGSGIKGVTNQKVFQMEEPESPIRVGKNQAWDE